TTCTTTGGCGGCTTTGATTTTGCGCACTCAACTGTCTCGTCAAGCCACCTAGCGAGACCAGCGGCCGTGCGATAGCCAGCTTCCTGATGAACAAAAAGCCTTTGAGCGGTTTTCCCGTAAAATCCATCTCCCGAGCATGCGGTTTCGAGAGGAGCGTGTCGTAGCGGTCCGGCATGACACGGACCATGAGGCGGTCATTCTCAATCCCACAGCACATGTGACCGCTGAGCACGAAACAAAGCCAACCGAACATGCGTTTCTTTTCAACCTCTTGACAGCGTTTGAGGTAATACCGAATTCGCTCTGCCAATCGTTCGTCGTAGGCCATGTCGCTCCTCCGCTGCCAAGAATCTACGTATCCAATGAGGATCGATCAATGGATCGGTACGCGCATTTTGATATACTTTGTTTCATCATGTCATCAGATGAGCCCACTCGACCGTCATTGGAATCTGAGCGCCGAGAATACTATCGCATCACCATCACCCTCCCCATCAGCCTTCACGCTGAGACAGACGCGACGGAAAGCGCGTTCATCGAGAAATCGGTCAACTTGAGTGCCGGTGGTATCGGCTTGGTCGTGAACAGGCCCTTTCAACCGAATGAGATTCTTTCCTGTACCTTGCTCTTGGCAGAACAGGTGTGTTTTACATCTCCGATCGAAGTGCTACGCGTCGACCCTCTCCACTACCCCCCCGACACCTACCGTCTTCACGCCCGGTTTATCGAAATGACGAGGGAGAACCGAGAGCTGCTAGTCCGACACATTCTCCAATTTCAACGCGAACACCTCACCAGACACTATTCCGTGTGAGATAGAGCGAGGCCTCTGTGCCTCGTCACCAAGATCCCTATCTGGGAACTCTTCTTCGTCCCCACCAAAGGAGGGATTCATTCTCATGGGAGCGGCCATCTAGACTGGGCCACCGTGGAATCGACACACCCCTATCAGCGGCACCACTATCGAGTCCTGCTTCCTGTACCCTACCCGGTAATGTTCTCCAATGCACAGACGATCGCGGAAGGGACCGTGATGAACCTCACAGTGTTCGGCTGCGCGATCGAATGTACCGAGACCTTTCCCAAAGGCGCCGCACTGCGCGTCCGACTGATTCTGCCGGACCAAGCCCACTCATTACCGGTTGAAGAGGCAGAGGTTCGGTGGGTTCATGGCACCCGCATGGGACTCCAATTCCACAAGGTGGAACGGGCAGCAGACTTTCGACTCCATGGGTTTGTGTGGGATCGGATGGTGGAACGGTTCCGTACGATCGTTCAGGAGGGACTCTCGACTCGTTAATTCTGATTCATGCCCCCCTTTCCCACCATGGCCAGGCAGAGTAACCCGATGGCAATCCACACCAGCTCACGAAAACGTCGCAGCAAGGCAAAGGTGATACCGGTCACGTCGTTGTAGCCGAAGGTCTGTAACAAGAGCATGTACCCGGCATCCTGGGCCCCCAAACTGCCGGGGATAAAAAAAGACCCACCCTTAATAAAGGCAGCCAGCGCCCCGATGGAAATGGCAGCCAAGAAACTCACCGACCCTCCGAGAAAATAGATGATCCCGAAGACTTCGAGCGATTCGGCGAGCCAACCGACGAAACACACGCCGACCGACGCCAAAAACGCCTTCCGATGATGGTCGTAGAAATTTCTAATCGTTTGATCGATCGATCGAAGATGCTCCTCTTGCTCCTGCAGAGCTCGGATCCGCAACCCTAGCTTCTTGACGAGCGACAGAATCGAGACAAACAAACCACGATGTTGGATAAACACAAACCCCACGATGGAGCACACCAGTAACCCC
The window above is part of the Nitrospira sp. genome. Proteins encoded here:
- a CDS encoding TfoX/Sxy family protein; the encoded protein is MAYDERLAERIRYYLKRCQEVEKKRMFGWLCFVLSGHMCCGIENDRLMVRVMPDRYDTLLSKPHAREMDFTGKPLKGFLFIRKLAIARPLVSLGGLTRQLSAQNQSRQRKEDKNIQESAQKVRRTSTAFSHCD
- a CDS encoding PilZ domain-containing protein, which translates into the protein MDRYAHFDILCFIMSSDEPTRPSLESERREYYRITITLPISLHAETDATESAFIEKSVNLSAGGIGLVVNRPFQPNEILSCTLLLAEQVCFTSPIEVLRVDPLHYPPDTYRLHARFIEMTRENRELLVRHILQFQREHLTRHYSV
- a CDS encoding PilZ domain-containing protein, which gives rise to MESTHPYQRHHYRVLLPVPYPVMFSNAQTIAEGTVMNLTVFGCAIECTETFPKGAALRVRLILPDQAHSLPVEEAEVRWVHGTRMGLQFHKVERAADFRLHGFVWDRMVERFRTIVQEGLSTR
- a CDS encoding flippase-like domain-containing protein; translated protein: MLRYFLLVLGLAVLGFLVWHIGPGNIYDAASQVGPVTLLIILIPSVLMYAIEAYGWKIVLGPSGKAVPFGRLLTIRTAGEVVNMTTPTAYLGGEPLKAYLLNKYKVPIAEGAASVVIAKTTLTIAEVCFILMGIALAFLLLGTGNSAVQTITAALVSVGLLVCSIVGFVFIQHRGLFVSILSLVKKLGLRIRALQEQEEHLRSIDQTIRNFYDHHRKAFLASVGVCFVGWLAESLEVFGIIYFLGGSVSFLAAISIGALAAFIKGGSFFIPGSLGAQDAGYMLLLQTFGYNDVTGITFALLRRFRELVWIAIGLLCLAMVGKGGMNQN